ATCCTGTAGTATTAACAGTAAAGAACGTTACCGATGCGACGCAAACATTTACAGTAACGGTGCAACCTACTTTAGGCAACTTTGAATACGGTCAAAATGATGGTTTGACGTTTTCTTTAACAAGTAGCAGGATTGTTGTCAGTCCACGCTTAAGTGCTACCTTAGGTTTAACAGCAAAAGCTGATTTAAGCAAACTTACCAAAGGATCACATGAAGCGCTCATATGGTTTTACAGCGATACTGCTACCTTACATGTGCCCATGCTTATATGGAACGACCTTAATACTATTTGGTGGGAAAGAAGCAATCCGTTTGATGCAGGTTACAACAGTAAGCTACCACCAAAGCTGATTAATGTCAGAGCTACTAAGCTACCTAACAGTAGTGATGTAGCCATAGATTTTACACTTAACAGAGGTTCTATCTCAGGTTCTTCATGGGGGTCCCCTGAGCCTTACTGGAGCAACTATGCTGATGAAATACGTGTAGACATCGTTAATCAAAGCGGTGCTACAGTTGCTACAGTGTTTGACCAAGGACACTTGCTTATAGGACACTACAGAGCTGTATGGAATGGTAAAGACAGCAATGGTCAGCCTGTGCCTGCAGGTGAGTATAAGTATGTAATAACTGTAACAGACTACTTTACCAGCTTTGATATTCCCATAATTGATACAGATACGCAGTATACAGGCTACATCACAGTAGGTAACAATGCTACATTAACGCCTTCTTTAACTGTAACAGGTTCTTCATTTGCTTATATTCCTGCTAATTACGCTGATCAAAACACACCTACAGTGCCTATCACACCCGCACCGCTTAGCATTATAGAACTGCAGATAGGTAACCCAGTATTTAAGCTAAACAATCAAGCTATGCTTTTAGACAGCCCACCTGTGATTAAGAACGACAGAACGCTACTGCCTATAAGGGCTGTTGTAGAAGCTATGGGTGGACAAGTTAATTGGAACGCCGAGGAAAAACGTGTAGACATAGAATACAGAGGCAAAACTGTTACTTTGTGGATAGGTAAGAACACAGCAAAGGTCAATGGCAAGGAAGTAATGATAGATCCAAGTAATCCTAATGTAGTGCCAGAGATTATAAACGGACGCACCATGCTTCCTTTAAGGTTTGTAGCAGAGTCTTTAGGTTGTCAAGTGGAGTGGGATGACAAAACCAAAACGATAACAATCCTTTTCCCCTCCTATTAGGACAACCTATCAAGACTAATCTAACAGCTCATAGCTATTTTGGGGAGAGGACTTTCCTCTCCCCTTTTTTGTTCTTTAAAAAACACATTGAACCTGGATGTAATGCTAAAATGCTCGCATACCATACACAAGGAAGAGAGGTAAAGGGGGATGAAATCAATTATTAAGAGAGGGTTAGCATCACTCCTCATTATGGTGCTTGCGTGTTCATTTGTGGCACTACCATCTAAGGCAGATACGCTTTCGAAGCTTTCTTCTGATCTTACCCAGGAGATGCTAACCTCCACTGCATTTCAAGATGTCATGGTTGTTCTAAGGGATGAACCCGTCATCGAACATACTAAAAACAGAACTGGAACTGACAAGTTGGATACTAATAGCATTAAATCTGATTCCAATAGTTCTTCCTATGAGAACAAACTCATAATGACTCAAAGCACGGTGGTTAATAAGATCAAGCAAATGTCACCTGATGCAGAAATAGGACATAACCTCACCTGGACACTGAATGGATTTACTATGAAGGCGAGAGGTGTAGATTTAAGCAAGATTGCAGACATTAAAGAAGTAAGAGCAGTGTATCCCATACCTATGGGTCAAATGCCTGAACTAAGTGCCATAGTAGCCGAGACTCCAACTGCAGGCTCTGAAGATTTAGTGCTTGCACACATGAACGAAGAAGTCCTCACGGGACTCCATGTAAAAGACGTATGGCAGATGAAGGATGCAAAAGGCAATCCCATTGAAGGAAGCGAGATTGTCATCGCAGTAATTGATACTGGTGTGGATTATAC
The genomic region above belongs to Coprothermobacter proteolyticus DSM 5265 and contains:
- a CDS encoding stalk domain-containing protein codes for the protein MRKGFKQLSSAISLLLVLLLLIPLTNSYASANSNVNTQTLDRIKQAYDIAGVTTLWNMGLTGSGMKIGIIDDGIDYKVPDLGGCLGSGCKVAGGWNFDENSPDIMPRNRDYSHGTLLSGQMVANGSMKGVAYEATIYGYSGQSFPDVGFKGLERAIEDKIDYLNFSSGFTVGGREPNYTREFTDPYFKSLYEKAEKQGMVIFVSPGNFGSALLEDARHYFLHFRGGTFFSPVGERVAEPTTLSIGAYDVFANGGEVAEYSSIGPSLNGEIQPDLLGYVGYPATFMRYYNMFGGTSCSAPFAGAVATLVKQAHKDWTAEQVRASLMNTASVLYNKVTGEPISVMIQGSGLIDGVAAVKTPALITPYEIDMTATGLHPVVLTVKNVTDATQTFTVTVQPTLGNFEYGQNDGLTFSLTSSRIVVSPRLSATLGLTAKADLSKLTKGSHEALIWFYSDTATLHVPMLIWNDLNTIWWERSNPFDAGYNSKLPPKLINVRATKLPNSSDVAIDFTLNRGSISGSSWGSPEPYWSNYADEIRVDIVNQSGATVATVFDQGHLLIGHYRAVWNGKDSNGQPVPAGEYKYVITVTDYFTSFDIPIIDTDTQYTGYITVGNNATLTPSLTVTGSSFAYIPANYADQNTPTVPITPAPLSIIELQIGNPVFKLNNQAMLLDSPPVIKNDRTLLPIRAVVEAMGGQVNWNAEEKRVDIEYRGKTVTLWIGKNTAKVNGKEVMIDPSNPNVVPEIINGRTMLPLRFVAESLGCQVEWDDKTKTITILFPSY